The sequence below is a genomic window from Candidatus Hadarchaeales archaeon.
ATCGTATGCCCCGAAGTCGAACCTCAGCCATGGTATCCCGATCGGATCTCCGGCTTTAACGGGGATGTAAACGGAGTTAGACCCATAATGCAGTTCTCCTACATTCTCCAGGATATTGGAAGAGAGAATCCTTATGTGGTAGAATTTACTCCTGAAAGTGTTCGTGTGGGATATCTCCACGGAATAATCGTCTTGTGCGCTCATGCATATCCTTGTGATTACCCCACCTGTAGGGGCAACTACTTGACAGGGACTGCGGATGGTCCAATAAGTGTGCTCTGTAGGAATGGGATGTGCTCCCGGAATATCTTTTCTGTAGAAAATATGTCCTAGGGGAGTTATGTCTTCCAGCAGATTTTCATCTACGGGACACACCTCGTAGACAACTGATCCTTCTCCGAGTTCAGGGTAATTTCCCCACCACCACTCCCAATGGTCAAAAATGTTTCTATTGTTTTCTTTTCCAGTTTCTTCAAAGATCTTGTTTAGCAGGGACGAAATTCCAGCCCCGGCAATAATTATAAAAAAAGCCAGAATGACTGCGAGTTTCAGTTTTTTATGCCCCATGACTCCCAGAAAATAATTAACATTCAGGATTTATTAATTCTATAAAAACTCGTGTAGAATTGCTTTTATCCCGCCTGAAAAAAATTTATCTCGATGGAAGACTTGTTGCGGAAGAGAATAACATCTGTGATTAAAAAACTATACGAGCGTGGTCTGATTTCCGCCAGAAGCGGAAACGTGAGTTGCAGGCTCAATGCCAGCACGATGTTGATAACACCCTCCGGAACCGTTGAGGACAAAATGAAACCATCAGGAATCGTGAAAATGGGACTTGACGGGAGAGTCCTCCAAGGAAGAATCCCATCCATAGAATGGATGATGCACGCGGAGGTTTATAGAAGAAACAAGCAGGTTGGAGCGATAATTCATTCTCATCCGCCGATTACGATTGGTCTTTCCTTGTCTGGAGAATTCAAAGTTGTTACCGAGGAATGTAAAATGCTCGTAGGTTATGATATTCCAATGGTTCGCGCTCCCCCGGGCTCTGAGGAACTCGCAAGGGCTGTTGCTTCAGAATCCTCGAAGAAAGTCGTAATACTTCTAGGTCACGGGTTGGTTGCGTTTGGCAGAGATCTCGAGGAGGCCGAAATTTTAACAGAGGCTGTGGAGGAAAACGCAAAGGTTGTTCTGGTTTATATCGTTTCCAGGATCAATCCTGACGGATCCTCGTAAGAGAGAACATTCTTTCTATCGCTCTTCTAGCTCTCTCAGCAGTTTTTTCCGGGACTTTTATCTCATATTTTTCATCTCTTAGACTTATGTAGAGTTTTTCTAACGTATGCTTTTTCATCTGTTGACAGATTGCATCGGGGCAGGCAGGGATGAACTTCTTATCTGGATTCTCCTTTTTCAGTCGATGGAGAAGCCCGATTTCTGTTGCTATGATAAAGGTTCTCGCGTTAGATTCGCGAGCTCTCTTTATCATCTGGCTCGTGCTGCAAACATGTGTGGCTATTTGCTGGATTTCTGGGTCGCACTCTGGATGGGCCAAAATTTCTGCATCCGGATATTTTTGTTTTAGAAGAAGGATGTCTTCAACTTTGAACATTCTGTGGACATAACAGTATCCATCATATGGAACCGGGATAACTGTTTTCTTGGTTTTCTGTTGGGTGAACCAGGCGAGATTTCTGTCTGGACCAAACAGAACGACATCTTCATCGAGCGAGTTAATGACTGAGGGAGCGTTGGCCGATGTACAGATCACATCAGCTTCCGCTTTAGCTTCTGCTGTCGTGTTTACGTAAAGCACAACTGGAACTCCGGGGTGCTCCTTCTTTTTTTCGAGTAAAACGCGTAGGGGAAGTTGTGCGGCGAGAGGACATGAGGCCTCCACATCTGGGATAAGGACTTTTTTTTCTGGATTGAGAATAGATGCAGTTTCGGCCATGAAGTCCACACCACAGAAAACAACTAGATTTTTATCGATCTTCGTGCACGCAAGTGCGAGTTCTAGCGAATCTCCAACGAAGTCCGCCAAATCTTGGATTTCCGGGATCTGATAATTGTGTGCTAAAATGACAGCTTTTTTCTTTTCCTTGAGTTCTACGATTTTTTCAACGATTTCATCTACTTTCCTCATCATGTTCACCAAGTCCCGAACATGAAATCTTGATACTCGACATATCTTTTGTAAAGGCGGGATCTCCTCCTTTTAACGTAAATTCCGGCGAGAACTCCGACGACTATTCCAATTAGATGGGCAAGGTTCGCGACCGAACTTTGCGGAAGAGTAAGAGCCATGAGGGCCGAGAGAATTCCAAAGCCCGTGATGAACATCCAGAGGCGCATCGGAATGAAGAAAAAAAGGAGGACCGGGAGTCTAGGCATGATAACCGCTAGGGTTCCGAGTAGTCCAAGAATCGCTCCGCTGGCCCCGAGGACGATGACGTCTGGAGGGCTAACTGAAAGCTGAGCGAGTGCGGCAATTACGCCTGAGAGGAAAAAGATAGCGAGAAAGTTTGCCTTTCCTATTTTCATCTCTAGCATCGGGGAGAAGGAAATGAAGACGATAATGTTCACAAGCAGGTGGAGAATCCCCCCGTGTGCGAATATCGATGTGATGAGAGTCCACGGTCTCTCAGCCAGAGTTCTTCTTGATGGGCACAAATAGTAAAGAAAAGAATTCCTGTCTCCAGAAATAAAGTAGTTTTCGCCAAGACTGACTTCTGCAACGATCTGAAGGATGAAAACTCCAATTATTGCTGCGGTCAAGATATAAGTGGCAATGGGTCTTTCCAATCTGCGGAAGACGAAGCGCACAGTTGATGGCTCGTATTCGACGTATCCAAATTCTATGCTCATCTATGAAAATGCAGATATCATTGGATTTAAATCACACTCCTCGAAAAACTTAAAGTCATGTGACGAAAAAAGAGAGAATAGGGGCCGGTAGCTCAGCCTGGTATGAGCACTCGCTTGGCATGCGAGGGGTCGCGGGTTCAAATCCCGCCCGGTCCACCAATTCTATTTTTTGTTGAATAAGAGGTGTTTAAATACCCCTAAAGGGATTGGTTTTGGTGCAAACGTGGATGAAAGTGGTAGTAATGTGCTGAGCACCTTTTTTGGTACATTGCTTTTAATATCGCTTCTCGCCTTCTCTGTTTCGTTTGTGTTTCTGTTTTCTGCGAGAACGGTTTCCGCATCGCCTGACTCTCACGCTCCGATATACATAGTTGGGAATGAAAACTTCACGCCTGCAAACGGTGTTCGCTCGGGTTCTGGAACCGAAACAGATCCTTACATAATCGAGAACTGGGAAATCGATGCTTCCACGGGACACGGGATCCACATTAAAAACACCACTGCATATTTCGTAATCAGAAATGTGTTGGTTGAGAACGGGAGCGGTGCTTACTATGGGATTTATCTAGAAAACGTGGTTAACGGCAGGCTCAGTAATAACATCGTGGGGAACAACGAGTGCGGTATTTATCTATACTCCTCAGACAATAACACTCTCTCGGGGAACGTCGTTGAGAACAACGAGACCGGTATTTACCTTGACAATTCCAACAGCAACTTTCTCTTCGGCAACATCTTGGCGAACAACGGCACCGGCATCTTGCTCATTTATTCAGAAAATAATACTCTATCGGGAAACAATTTGGAGAACAACGAGTACTACGGTGTTGATCTATACTACTCCGACAACAACACAATCTCCGGGAACAACATAGAAAGGTCATGGGACACGGGAATATGCATTGATGAGTCATCCGAAAACAACTATTTGAGCAACAATCAGATTAGACAATCTGATTATGGTTTTTATTTTTACTACTCCGGGAACAACTTTTTAGAAAATAATCTGGTTGAAAACTCTTCATACTCGGCGATATGGATAGATCACTCCGAAAATATAAAAATGCGGAAAAATGTGATGAAATTAGGACCCAGCCTCGTTATACAGGGCGGGTACCTCTTCCATTTCCTTCACGATATCGACAACTCAAATCTCGCGAACGGAAAGCCAATCCTCTATTTGACAGGGAAGGAGAACAACCTCGTGATCAACCAGGACAACAAAGTGGGATGGCTCGGTCTGGTGAACTCCGAGAACATGCGGGTTGAAAACATTGTCGTTGAGTCCATTCTGCTAGCTTTTACGTCAAAAAGCAAAATCGAGAACGTAATGGTTGAAAATGGATACTATGCAATCGAACTTTTCAAATCTTCCAACAATAGAATTCTGAGATCTTACATTGCTAGGGGTTTATATGGCATCTATTTACAAAACTCTCCCAACAATTTGATCTCTAGCTGCGAACTGGAAAGATCTTACTATAGTGTATGTGTCACTTATTCCGATAACATCGAAATCTCAAACAACATCGTGAGAATTGCGAGCCTTGGCATATATCTCTATCAGTGCGACAATATGGTTATCGCGGGAAACACGATTCGAGACATCGAAAATTTTGCGGGAGTTGAGAGCTTTAAACTCACTAATAGCAGGATTTCAAATAACAGCTTTATCAACGTTTCTGCTCAGTATGTGATTGTCAGTTACGGCTATTCTGAAAATATTTCTATTACCGGAAATATTATCGGAGGAGGAGGCAATTATTATGGGATATACACCGAACATTGGAATGAAGCGTTTATCTGTGGGAATACTATCGAGAACAACGTGGTCGCGGGCATATATCTCCATAGCCCTGAAAATTGCACAATTGAGAACAATATCTTAAGAAACAACCCAACTGGTATTTCTCTCTCCTACAATGCGAAAAGCAACAAAATTTCTGGGAACTGGCTGGAAAACAACAATAACTCCTCTCTCAGTATAACGAGTTATTCGGATAACAACAGGATAGTAAATAACACGATTAAGAAAAGTTCAGAGATGCGCATTAATTGGTCTAATTTCATCACGGTGGAAAATAATACAGTAGAAGACAGTTCCGGCTTCGCGTATTTATACTCATCCGACAACAATCTCATCTCAAACAATAAAATAACGAATGTTATTAGCGGGATAACCATGAGCACTTCTTGCGAGTACAATAGAATAGAAAACAACTTTATTACTAAAGTAGCTACTAGCGGGGTCTTGCTAATGAGCACTAATTGTCAGTGGAACAAGATCTCTGGAAATAAGATTGAAAATTCCAATTGGGGCATAGAGGTAAGTTATAAAAATAACGAAATCTTTTCGAACGTGGTGAAGTTTTCAAGTAAAGGAATTTATGTCTATGGACAGTCGGATAATACCACAATCTTCGGAAACATTTTGGAGAATAATGAGGAGGGCATCCGCGTATCTAACTCAAAGGCAGAAATCACGGGGAACGATTTAAAGGGAAACACTTATGGAATTTACCTAGCGACAAAAACAACCACTGTCTTGCATAATACGATAGTGGATGGCAATTATGGAATTTATTCATACTACTCCGAAAACATTCTGATCGAAAACAACGTAATAGAGAGAAATTTGCTCGCAGGCATCTATTTTGATAGTTCAAAGAGCAATTTGATCGAAAACACCAAGATAGAAGGAAACGTTCAGTACGGCATATATCTTTTCTACTCGGATAACAACAGAATTCTAAACAACGATATCTTGAGCAGTTATCAAGGAATGTATCTATATCAGTCTAAGGACGCTGTGATCTCCGGTAACAGAGTGGAAAATAATGAGCAGGGAATATATCTTATGTACTCGAGTAAGGACAACATTCTAAACAATACTATACGTAGCAATAAATTTGGCGTTCTAATCGTCTGGGCTTCGTTAAATAATATAGTTGAGAACAACGAGGTCGATAGCAACCGGACCGGTGTGTATCTGTTTGGATCAAAATCTAACATCCTCCGCAGCAACAAAATCCTGTGGAGCACGGACACCGGGATAGGCGTTTACAATAATGCGGAGCTTAACAGGCTGGAAAACAATACCTGCGAGAACAACGCATTTGGGATTCGCTTGGACACGGCGAAAAAAACCATTTTGAGAGGCAACAAACTCGAGAATAACGTTTGGTATGGGTTGTTCGTCAGCGGCTACCAGATGGACTACTACGACCACGATATCGACAACTCGAACGAACTCAACGGAAAACCGATTCTCTATCTGGTGGGAGAAAACAACATAGTGATTAACCAAGACAACGATCCGGGCTTTCTAGGTCTCGTAGGTCTGGAGAATGTGAGGGCGGAAAATCTACAACCGGAATCTATTCTTCTCGTATTTACCGAAAACGTTTTGCTTAGAAATCATGCCGCACGCAGTCTCATTATGTGTTTTTCTGAAAACTGTAGACTAGAAAATAGCATCTCCGAGAACGGCATGTTTGGCATTTTAATTTGGTGGTCTAGAAATCTAACACTCCGAGCGAACCAAGCAAGAAACTGTCTCTATAATTTTGGCGTCGAAGGATGGGAGCTTCCTCATTACCTACATGATATTGATAACTCGAACTCGGTAAACGGGAAACCGGTCATCTATCTGATAAACGAAAACAACATCACGATTGAGCAGGGCGATCAGCCGGGTTACTTGGGCCTCATTAATCTGAGCAGCGCGAAGGTTAAAGATGTCAAATTTGAGAAAAACTGTCAGGGAATTCTGCTTTTCAGCGTAGAGAACATAGAAATCGAGAATGTCGATCTCAAAGCCAACTGGTTAGGTCTGGAGGCCAGCTTTTTGAAAGGTGGCGAGGTTAGCAACAACAGGATCGAAAATAACCTTGAAGGTTGCGTAATCCGGGATTCGAATAGCAATCTTTTCCATTCGAACATAGTGAGGAATAACCAAGAAGATGGTTTTTTGGTGAAAACTTCGGAAAACATTGTTTTCAGCGGAAACTTCGTTGAGAACAGCAATTATGGTATTAATGCATCCGAAACGGACAACATTATCATCACCGGGAACACAATAGAGCACACCTCAGAGTTTGGAATATACCTCGATATGATTTTAGGTGGCAGCGTGACTTTCAACAATTTGCGGAACAATCAAACCGGAATTAGAGTTGACAGCGGCAGTCGATTGGTTATTTCCTACAACGTTATTGAGAACAGCTCGGATCGAGATATCATATTTAATGGAGAAAATTCTGTTTTCGAGGCAAACGTCTACACAACAGCAGACGGCATTCCTCACATACATTCAGTTTCTGTTACGAACATCACGCAGACATCTGCAACGATAACTTGGGTTACTGATGAGGACTCAACAACCGTTGTAGAATACGGACCAACAACGGCATACGGATACACCGCCACCGATGGTGTGACGAAAAACCATCAGGTGAACCTCTCCAACCTTTCACCTGGAACAATCTACCACTTCCGCGTCCTTTCAACCGACAGTGAAAACAACCTTGAGATATCAAGGGACTTCACCTTCATGACGGCTTCACCTCCACCTCCACCGCCCCCACCGCCTCCTCCACCTGCCCAGATCTCAACATCCATAACGATCGAGCCATTTGCCTTCTCCATTGTCTCAGGAGGTTCTAGAGAGATAACAGCCATTCTGAGGGATAACGGAGGGAACCCGCTTTCCGGAAAGACGATATCGTGGAGCACAACCGCTGGAACAATAACCCAGACGAGCGTGACAGACAACCTTGGGAGGGCAATCGCAACCTTCACGGCTCCTGTTGTCACGCGAGTGGAAAATGTGACTATCACGGCAACATTTGCTGGTGATGCAAGCTATTTGGGGAGTCAGGCAAACGCCCTATGTACGGTTTCTCCAACTCCTCTCATCCCAACAACCTTGAGAATTTCACCGCCAAGTTTCACAGTCAGAGTTGGTGGAAGGACAACACTGACCGCAATCCTCTTGGATAACGCTGGAAATCCGCTCCAAGGGAAGCAGATAGTTTGGAGCACAAATTCCGGTTCGATTGAACCGATGAGCGGTCTCACGGACAACTACGGGAGAATGGAGGTGACGTTTTTCGCACCGTCGGTCAGCGGATCTGTTGAAATCGGAGCTATGTTCGCAGGAGATTCCACACATACTGGAAGCCAAGCTGCATGTGAGGGAACCGTTTCCCCTCTTCAGGCCAGGATAGACATAACTCCTGATGTCATCTACAGAGGTTCCCTGCCACGCTGGATCTTCTGCTACATAGAGATCCCGGAGGAGAATGTGGAAGAGATAGATGTTGGCAGCGTTAGGCTTCAGCAAATTCCTGTTGATCCTAGCGCTCCGACGTCAGTCGGAGATCATGACGGGAACGGAATCCCAGACATTCTTCTAGGATTCAGCTCCCAGGCTCTTGCGCTTCCAGATTCCCCGGGCATTCTGCAACTTTCCGTCATCGGATTCGTTAAAGGACTGGAGTTCAAAGGCACAACCGCTGTCCTTTACACAACCATTTCAGAAAACTTGAAGCCGATGATTTTTATTTTAGAAAACCTCCAGCCCGGCTCCTGGCCGGTTTTCTTGGAAAACATCTCTCT
It includes:
- a CDS encoding class II aldolase/adducin family protein, yielding MEDLLRKRITSVIKKLYERGLISARSGNVSCRLNASTMLITPSGTVEDKMKPSGIVKMGLDGRVLQGRIPSIEWMMHAEVYRRNKQVGAIIHSHPPITIGLSLSGEFKVVTEECKMLVGYDIPMVRAPPGSEELARAVASESSKKVVILLGHGLVAFGRDLEEAEILTEAVEENAKVVLVYIVSRINPDGSS
- the nadA gene encoding quinolinate synthase NadA, producing the protein MRKVDEIVEKIVELKEKKKAVILAHNYQIPEIQDLADFVGDSLELALACTKIDKNLVVFCGVDFMAETASILNPEKKVLIPDVEASCPLAAQLPLRVLLEKKKEHPGVPVVLYVNTTAEAKAEADVICTSANAPSVINSLDEDVVLFGPDRNLAWFTQQKTKKTVIPVPYDGYCYVHRMFKVEDILLLKQKYPDAEILAHPECDPEIQQIATHVCSTSQMIKRARESNARTFIIATEIGLLHRLKKENPDKKFIPACPDAICQQMKKHTLEKLYISLRDEKYEIKVPEKTAERARRAIERMFSLTRIRQD
- a CDS encoding rhomboid family intramembrane serine protease encodes the protein MSIEFGYVEYEPSTVRFVFRRLERPIATYILTAAIIGVFILQIVAEVSLGENYFISGDRNSFLYYLCPSRRTLAERPWTLITSIFAHGGILHLLVNIIVFISFSPMLEMKIGKANFLAIFFLSGVIAALAQLSVSPPDVIVLGASGAILGLLGTLAVIMPRLPVLLFFFIPMRLWMFITGFGILSALMALTLPQSSVANLAHLIGIVVGVLAGIYVKRRRSRLYKRYVEYQDFMFGTW
- a CDS encoding NosD domain-containing protein, yielding MFLFSARTVSASPDSHAPIYIVGNENFTPANGVRSGSGTETDPYIIENWEIDASTGHGIHIKNTTAYFVIRNVLVENGSGAYYGIYLENVVNGRLSNNIVGNNECGIYLYSSDNNTLSGNVVENNETGIYLDNSNSNFLFGNILANNGTGILLIYSENNTLSGNNLENNEYYGVDLYYSDNNTISGNNIERSWDTGICIDESSENNYLSNNQIRQSDYGFYFYYSGNNFLENNLVENSSYSAIWIDHSENIKMRKNVMKLGPSLVIQGGYLFHFLHDIDNSNLANGKPILYLTGKENNLVINQDNKVGWLGLVNSENMRVENIVVESILLAFTSKSKIENVMVENGYYAIELFKSSNNRILRSYIARGLYGIYLQNSPNNLISSCELERSYYSVCVTYSDNIEISNNIVRIASLGIYLYQCDNMVIAGNTIRDIENFAGVESFKLTNSRISNNSFINVSAQYVIVSYGYSENISITGNIIGGGGNYYGIYTEHWNEAFICGNTIENNVVAGIYLHSPENCTIENNILRNNPTGISLSYNAKSNKISGNWLENNNNSSLSITSYSDNNRIVNNTIKKSSEMRINWSNFITVENNTVEDSSGFAYLYSSDNNLISNNKITNVISGITMSTSCEYNRIENNFITKVATSGVLLMSTNCQWNKISGNKIENSNWGIEVSYKNNEIFSNVVKFSSKGIYVYGQSDNTTIFGNILENNEEGIRVSNSKAEITGNDLKGNTYGIYLATKTTTVLHNTIVDGNYGIYSYYSENILIENNVIERNLLAGIYFDSSKSNLIENTKIEGNVQYGIYLFYSDNNRILNNDILSSYQGMYLYQSKDAVISGNRVENNEQGIYLMYSSKDNILNNTIRSNKFGVLIVWASLNNIVENNEVDSNRTGVYLFGSKSNILRSNKILWSTDTGIGVYNNAELNRLENNTCENNAFGIRLDTAKKTILRGNKLENNVWYGLFVSGYQMDYYDHDIDNSNELNGKPILYLVGENNIVINQDNDPGFLGLVGLENVRAENLQPESILLVFTENVLLRNHAARSLIMCFSENCRLENSISENGMFGILIWWSRNLTLRANQARNCLYNFGVEGWELPHYLHDIDNSNSVNGKPVIYLINENNITIEQGDQPGYLGLINLSSAKVKDVKFEKNCQGILLFSVENIEIENVDLKANWLGLEASFLKGGEVSNNRIENNLEGCVIRDSNSNLFHSNIVRNNQEDGFLVKTSENIVFSGNFVENSNYGINASETDNIIITGNTIEHTSEFGIYLDMILGGSVTFNNLRNNQTGIRVDSGSRLVISYNVIENSSDRDIIFNGENSVFEANVYTTADGIPHIHSVSVTNITQTSATITWVTDEDSTTVVEYGPTTAYGYTATDGVTKNHQVNLSNLSPGTIYHFRVLSTDSENNLEISRDFTFMTASPPPPPPPPPPPPAQISTSITIEPFAFSIVSGGSREITAILRDNGGNPLSGKTISWSTTAGTITQTSVTDNLGRAIATFTAPVVTRVENVTITATFAGDASYLGSQANALCTVSPTPLIPTTLRISPPSFTVRVGGRTTLTAILLDNAGNPLQGKQIVWSTNSGSIEPMSGLTDNYGRMEVTFFAPSVSGSVEIGAMFAGDSTHTGSQAACEGTVSPLQARIDITPDVIYRGSLPRWIFCYIEIPEENVEEIDVGSVRLQQIPVDPSAPTSVGDHDGNGIPDILLGFSSQALALPDSPGILQLSVIGFVKGLEFKGTTAVLYTTISENLKPMIFILENLQPGSWPVFLENISLNRIDIILENYRERAQLFVLELFSPPEGIPSAPGIVYRYLLITVENLEEVENVSLTFAVSRSWISSSNISENLIFLKRFDASENIWENIPITLVGEDESYVYFRANLRGFSLFAISGLPAAAPKPEAKPRTEILIAVIVVIIIILLFILISLRRRQ